Part of the Streptomyces europaeiscabiei genome is shown below.
GGCTCGGCGATGGACGCCTGGCGCCGCATGATCGCCGCTCAGGGCGGTGACCCCGACGCCGCACTGCCGACCTCGCGCGAGCAGCATGTGGTGAAGGCGAGCGCCTCCGGCGTCCTGACCCGCCTCGACGCGTACGACATCGGCATCGCCGCCTGGCGCCTCGGAGCGGGCCGCGCCCGCAAGGAGGACCCGGTCCAGGCCGGCGCGGGCGTCGAGATGCATGCCAAGCCCGGCGACACGGTCACGGAGGGCCAGCCCCTCCTCACCCTGCACACGGACACCCCGGAGCGCTTCGAGTACGCCCTGCAGGCCGTGGAGGGGTCGTACGACATCGCGGCAGCGGGCACGGAGTTCACCCCGACCCCGATCGTGCTGGACCGGATCGCCTGAGGCAGAGCTGACCGGACCGTCCGGTCGACCCACGGCGGGTGTGGTCGCCCACCGCGATGAGTTCCGGGATTCCGCCCGGTCTACCGATCGTGGACGCGACGACACCCGCCGTACTCGTGCTGCCAGGCCCCGTCACCCGGAACGAGGTGCCTCGGCTCTGTGCCGAGGTACGAGCGCGACTGGAAGGGACCGGGGCCGGGGTGGTGGTGTGCGATGTCGCCGGGATCGGCCCGCCGGGCCTGGGCGTCATCGACGTACTGGCCCGGTTGCAGCTCGCCGCGAAACGGGCCGGGGGCCGGATACGGCTGCGGGACCCCGACCCGGCGCTGTGCGCGCTACTGCGGCTGGTCGGGCTCGCCCTCGATGTGGAGGGGCAGGCCGAAGAGGGGGAACCAGCGGGCGGTGTCCAGGAAGCAGTGGAATCCGGCGATCCGGCCCTCTGAGATCTCCAGCGCCTGCACGGCCCACGCGCTGAAGCCGCCCTTCTCCGGGTCCGGCTTGTACTGCGCGAAGCCCGGCAGGCCGTTCACCGCGACCGGCACGAGGTGCGAGCCGGCACAGGCCGCGCCGAGCGTGGTCATGAACCCGGTGATGTCGCCCGTCCCGGTCAGCCACAGGTCGAACGGCGGCATCGTCATGACCGCGTCCTCGTGCAGCAGGGCCGTCAGCGCCGCCATGTCGTACCCCTCGAAGGCGGCCACATAGCGCTCAAGCAGCTTCTGCTGCTCCTCGTCCAGCGGGTCGGAGACATCGGCAGCCGCGACCTGCCCGTCACCCTCGGCGAGGGTCGCGCGGGCCCGCTGCAGGGCGCTGTTCACCGAGGCCACGGACGTGTCGAGCAGTTCGGCGACCTCGCTCGCCCGCCACGCCAGCACCTCACGCAGGATGAGCACCGCACGCTGCTTGGAGGGCAGCTTCTGCAGCGCCGCGACGAACGCCAGCCGCACGGACTCCTTGGCCACGGCGGCCTCCGCCGGATCGGCGGTCGTCGGCAGCACCCGGGCGTCCGGCACCGGCTCCAGCCAGGTGTTGTCGGGCCGGGGGGACAGGGCGGCCTGGGCCAGGGGCGTCGAGTCGGTGAGATCCATGGGCCGGGCCCGCTTGTTCCCGGCGGTCAGCATGTCGAGACAGACGTTCGTGGCGATCCGGTAGAGCCACGACCGCAGCGAGGACCGCCCCTCGAACTTCTCATAACTCCGCCAGGCGCGGATCATCGTGTCCTGCACGGCGTCCTCCGCCTCGAAGGACGAGCCCAGCATCCGGTAGCAGTACCCGGTCAGCTCGACCCGGTGCTTCTCCAACCGGACGTCGAGATCCGCCGTAACTGTCGCCGTACCGTCACCCATGGCCAACCCACCCCTGTGGCGTACCTGTGCGTACCAACACCTCGGAAGCTACCGCAGCCCACTGACAATGGCCTGGGGAAGGAAGGAAAGGGCAGGTCAGGGAGTTGTGCGCAGTTCCCCGCGCCCCTTCGGGGGCGCGGGGAACTGCGCGAGCGACCACGACGGACCCGCAGGTGGGGGCCAAAGGGGCGCAGCCCCTTGGGATGGGAAGGGGCGGGGCGGCGGGGGCGAGGAAACGAGCTCAGTGAACCGGCACCGGCCCCCGCCGAGCCGCACGGGACCCCACCACGGTGATCGCCACAACCCCCAGCACGGCCAGCAGCCCCATCGAAACGGTCCCGCCCCAACCCCCCGCATGGAAGGCCACCGCCCCGAGCGTGCTCCCCGCACTGGACCCCACGTAGTACGCCGACTGATACAGCGCGGACGCCTGCGCCCGCCCCTCCTTCGCCGTATGACTCACGGACGACGAGGCGACCGCATGCCCCGCGAAGAACCCGGCAGTGATGAGCACCAGGCCCAGCAGCACCAGCACCAGCGAGTCGGACAGCGACACCACCAGCCCGGCGGTCGTCGTACCACCCGCGAGATACAGCGCACCCCGCCGCCCGAGCCGCCCCGCCAGCCTCCCGGCGGTGGACGCCGACACCGTACCCACCAGGTACACGAGGAAGATCGACCCGATGACTCCCTGCGGAAGGGAGAAGGGCGCGTCGGCCAGCCGGTAGCCGATGACCGTGTAGACACCGCCGAAGACCGTCATGAACAGCGCACCGATCGCGTACAGCCGGCACAGCAGCGGATTCCCGAGGTGCGCCCGCACCGTCCGCCCCAGCACCCGCGGCCGCAGCGACCCCGCCACGAAGTGCCTCGGCGCCGGCAGCAGCAGCCGGAAAGCCACCGCGCACCCCACCGCGATCACCCCGAGCACCGCCAGCGCGACCCGCCAGCCCCACTCCTGAGCGACCCAGCCGGTGATGACACGGCCGCTCATGCCGCCGACGCTGTTGCCGGCGACGAAGAGCCCGATCGCGGTGATGAGGGCCCTGGGACGGACCTCCTCGGCGAGGTACGCGGTCGCCGAGGCCGGCACCCCGGCCAGCGCGGCGCCCTGTACGGCCCGCAGCACCACCAGCGCCCCCAGCGAGGGCGCGAAGGGGATCAGCAGCCCGACCGTCACGGCGACCGCCAGCGATGCCGTCATCAACGTACGCCGCCCGAACCGCTCCGACAGTGCGCTCATCGGCAGCACGAACAGCGCCAGCGCACCGGTCGCCGCCGACACCGTCCAGCTCGCCGCACTCGCCGTACTTCCGAAGCCGTCCGAGATCAGCGGCAGCAGGGCCTGCGTGGAGTACAGGAGGGCGAAGGTCGCGACACCCGCGAGGAACAGCGCCAGACTCATCCGGCGGTAGCCGGGCCCACCGGGGGCCACTCGGGAGTCGGCGGTGTGGATGCGGTCGGACGTGGCTGGTACGGCGCCCACGGTGGTGGACGCCTCGGTACTGGCGGAAGGCATGCCTCGAAACTACGTACGCCGCCACTCATCCGTCCAATGCATGGAACCCCCATAATCGTTCCCGTGATGCATGAGCAGAGGTCAGAGCCGCGCCTGTCACCGTCCGGTGACACAGGAGACATCGACAGCATCGAGGACATCGTCCTGCGCCTGGCCCCCCGCCTCGCCTACTTCGCCGGAGTCGCCCGCACCGAGCACGTCACCCGGGCCGCACAGGAGATGCAGGTCCCGCAGTCGACGCTGTCGCGGGCGATGGTCCGCCTCGAACGGGACCTGGGCGTCGACCTGTTCGCCCGCCGGGGGCGCACGGTCTCCCTCACCCACGCCGGCCGCACCTTCCACGCCTCCGTGGAACGCGCCCTCGCTGAGATCGAGCGCGCCGCCGACGAGGTCCGCGCCGACGCCGACCCCGCCACCGGCAAGGTCGCCTTCGGCTTCCTGCACACCATGGGCGCCGAGACCGTCCCCGGCCTCCTCCAGGCCTTCCGCGCCGAGCACCCCCGTGTCCGCTTCAGCCTCGTCCAGAACTACGGCGAGGCCATGCTCGAACGCCTGCGCGCCGGCGAACTCGACCTCTGCCTCACGTCCCCCGTCCCGGACGCCCCCGACCTGGTGGCCCGCCGCCTCGACGAACAGAAGCTCCGCCTCGTCGTCCCCGCCGGCCACCGCCTCGGCGCCCGCAGACGCGTCCGCCTCGCCGAGGCCGCCGACGAAACCTTCGTCACCCTCGAACCCGGCTACGGCATGCGCCGCATCACCGACGACCTCTGCAAGGAGGCCGGCTTCAAGCCCCGTATCGCCTTCGAGGGAGAGGAGGCGGAGACCCTACGGGGCCTGGTGGCGGCAGGGCTGGGCGTGGCCCTCCTCCCACCCCCGGCCGTCCCCAGGCCGGGCGTGGTCGAACTGACGGTCACCTCCCCGAGGGCGGCCAGGGAGATCGGCGTGGCGTGGCTCGACGGCCACCCGGACACACCCCCGGTGGCGGCCTTCAAGAAGTTCCTGCTGTCGAGAAGGGGCAACCTGCTGCCGGACTGAGCGGCAACAGACCCGGCGGCGCGGGGAACCGCGCGACAAGCCCCCGCCGACCCGCAGCCGCGCCACGAACCTCAGACGCGTCTGCGCGAGCGGGCCGTTCCGAAGCCGGAGGCGAGCGGCATACGCAACCCCAACGGCGGCGGAGCCGCAAGCGCGTCCTCCACCGGCCGCGCGAACGCCCTGCCGAACAGCACCCCCATCACAAAATCCGAAGCCAACGCATGCACCTCGTCCCGGTACTGCGTCAACCCGTGCCGATCCGCGTGCACCTCGAACCGGCAGATGTCGGGGTTCGTCTTCTTCGCCCGCGCCGCGAACCGGAACGACAGCTCGGGATCCACCCGCTCGTCGTTCGTCCCGTGCACGATGAGCACCCGCCGCCCCGACAACTGCTTCACCGGTTCGGGCGGCGCGGCCACATTCTCCTCGGGCAGCCAGGGGGCTATGGCCAGCACGGAGTTGACGGCCTCGTGCCCACCCGCGTGCAGCGCGGCCCGCGCCCCCATGTGGAGCCCGGCGAGACACACCGGCACGTCTCCGTACCGCCGGACCACCTCGTCCGCGGCCCACTCCGCGTCCCGTGCGAGCCGCGCCTCCGTGCCGTTCCAGCCCCGGTAGCGGTAGTGCACGACATGGGTCGCCAGCCCCTCCGTACGGCCGGCGCGGGCGAGCCGGCGGCCGAGGGCGCGCACGGAGGCCGTGGCCATCATGGGGGAGGGTCTGCGGGTGGATGCCTCGTCACCGGCCGGGAGCAGCAGAACGACTCCGCTGACCGTGCTCGGCTCCGG
Proteins encoded:
- a CDS encoding prolyl oligopeptidase family serine peptidase; amino-acid sequence: MAQQAMPVRTPRLGRTIGPEPSTVSGVVLLLPAGDEASTRRPSPMMATASVRALGRRLARAGRTEGLATHVVHYRYRGWNGTEARLARDAEWAADEVVRRYGDVPVCLAGLHMGARAALHAGGHEAVNSVLAIAPWLPEENVAAPPEPVKQLSGRRVLIVHGTNDERVDPELSFRFAARAKKTNPDICRFEVHADRHGLTQYRDEVHALASDFVMGVLFGRAFARPVEDALAAPPPLGLRMPLASGFGTARSRRRV
- a CDS encoding LysR family transcriptional regulator — protein: MHEQRSEPRLSPSGDTGDIDSIEDIVLRLAPRLAYFAGVARTEHVTRAAQEMQVPQSTLSRAMVRLERDLGVDLFARRGRTVSLTHAGRTFHASVERALAEIERAADEVRADADPATGKVAFGFLHTMGAETVPGLLQAFRAEHPRVRFSLVQNYGEAMLERLRAGELDLCLTSPVPDAPDLVARRLDEQKLRLVVPAGHRLGARRRVRLAEAADETFVTLEPGYGMRRITDDLCKEAGFKPRIAFEGEEAETLRGLVAAGLGVALLPPPAVPRPGVVELTVTSPRAAREIGVAWLDGHPDTPPVAAFKKFLLSRRGNLLPD
- a CDS encoding MFS transporter, giving the protein MPSASTEASTTVGAVPATSDRIHTADSRVAPGGPGYRRMSLALFLAGVATFALLYSTQALLPLISDGFGSTASAASWTVSAATGALALFVLPMSALSERFGRRTLMTASLAVAVTVGLLIPFAPSLGALVVLRAVQGAALAGVPASATAYLAEEVRPRALITAIGLFVAGNSVGGMSGRVITGWVAQEWGWRVALAVLGVIAVGCAVAFRLLLPAPRHFVAGSLRPRVLGRTVRAHLGNPLLCRLYAIGALFMTVFGGVYTVIGYRLADAPFSLPQGVIGSIFLVYLVGTVSASTAGRLAGRLGRRGALYLAGGTTTAGLVVSLSDSLVLVLLGLVLITAGFFAGHAVASSSVSHTAKEGRAQASALYQSAYYVGSSAGSTLGAVAFHAGGWGGTVSMGLLAVLGVVAITVVGSRAARRGPVPVH
- a CDS encoding STAS domain-containing protein codes for the protein MSSGIPPGLPIVDATTPAVLVLPGPVTRNEVPRLCAEVRARLEGTGAGVVVCDVAGIGPPGLGVIDVLARLQLAAKRAGGRIRLRDPDPALCALLRLVGLALDVEGQAEEGEPAGGVQEAVESGDPAL
- a CDS encoding sigma-70 family RNA polymerase sigma factor, translating into MGDGTATVTADLDVRLEKHRVELTGYCYRMLGSSFEAEDAVQDTMIRAWRSYEKFEGRSSLRSWLYRIATNVCLDMLTAGNKRARPMDLTDSTPLAQAALSPRPDNTWLEPVPDARVLPTTADPAEAAVAKESVRLAFVAALQKLPSKQRAVLILREVLAWRASEVAELLDTSVASVNSALQRARATLAEGDGQVAAADVSDPLDEEQQKLLERYVAAFEGYDMAALTALLHEDAVMTMPPFDLWLTGTGDITGFMTTLGAACAGSHLVPVAVNGLPGFAQYKPDPEKGGFSAWAVQALEISEGRIAGFHCFLDTARWFPLFGLPLHIEGEPDQPQ